TTCAAAACTGGATGTACCATCGGCATATTTTTGACGATTCTGACAATGATCGTCTTCCTGCAGCATCTCCGCCGCCAAACGGATCATTGACAAATCTGTGGCGGCCGATTAGTTTTACCAGTTGCGCACGGACGGCAGAGCTTTTGCATCACCCTGCGCCAGCGCAGTCTGAGACCACTCCAGGAGGAGCCCTTAATGTCCATCAGTGATCGTGTTCGATTTGAGAAACCTGATCTTGAAATCCTGAATCAAACGCATACCGTAGTGGATCTTCATTTCCACTCGACCTATTCCGACGGACTGAATCGTATTGACAAGATTGCCGCCAAAGTTCGCAAATTGGGTATCGGCATCGCCATCACCGATCACAATGAGATTCGTGGGGCGCTGGAAATCGATCAATATGATGATATTTTTTCCATCCCCGGCATCGAATTGACGGTCGCCGAAGGATCGCATTTGCTCGTCTATTTTTATGAGACAGCCGAATTGATACGATTTTACGAGCGCGAGGTGGTGCCTCACATGGGCGCCGGCGTCATGAGTTCCCTGAGTCTCACCATGGCCCAGGCCATAGAAAAAAGCCGCCGTTACCGATGTGTCGTTATTTTCGCCCACCCATACTGCGCCATGTACACCGGCGTCTGTAACGTGCAATTCTCGCCAGGTGAGCTGCAGCATTTGCTGGCCCTGGGCGACGGCGTCGAATCGATCAATGCCAACAATCTGAATCGCTGGAACCTCAAATGCACGGTTTTGGGATTCAATCTCGACAAAGCTATGGTGGGCGGCAGTGACGGGCACGCCTTAAATCACATGGGACGAGCGGTGAGCTACGCGAAATGCGCCCGAACGCGGGAGGACTTTCTGGATGCCATCAAGAGCAAGCGCAACCAGGTCGTTGGCAAGGAGATCACCTTCCTGCGCAAAGTGACCACCAACAGTCTCAAGCTGCGCTCGAATATCGGCAACTGCCCGGACCTCATTGAAAAAAACATTCGCTATGG
This Desulfatitalea tepidiphila DNA region includes the following protein-coding sequences:
- a CDS encoding PHP domain-containing protein produces the protein MSISDRVRFEKPDLEILNQTHTVVDLHFHSTYSDGLNRIDKIAAKVRKLGIGIAITDHNEIRGALEIDQYDDIFSIPGIELTVAEGSHLLVYFYETAELIRFYEREVVPHMGAGVMSSLSLTMAQAIEKSRRYRCVVIFAHPYCAMYTGVCNVQFSPGELQHLLALGDGVESINANNLNRWNLKCTVLGFNLDKAMVGGSDGHALNHMGRAVSYAKCARTREDFLDAIKSKRNQVVGKEITFLRKVTTNSLKLRSNIGNCPDLIEKNIRYGRKVIQFKSCALRDQMKRRIEHHFRQERLRSYFGI